One region of Bombus affinis isolate iyBomAffi1 chromosome 3, iyBomAffi1.2, whole genome shotgun sequence genomic DNA includes:
- the LOC126914282 gene encoding TBC1 domain family member 15-like isoform X1 gives MRRNQPLFVQAADLYKNTSKMFEPTEQGKDLCIHTGVVLRSANTREDEVHSLGTLNIVEYSFGKCIEWKPIEDSVVSENQDQDPEWSLVDTHIRRTRTSSEGPDSFGRTRTVRILFSDLNSFRVNHGGQQLIFMQKDGTTYVAFFQLSNAESFVNSLKGFIKFVKSRTNRNLYIVVDEVQSVLSKSFAELDLFQENTSDYVWKFVKNLHNRPYETTLEAFSKLADICLYKDPAKRPVEEAVADILNNSFTIDVAPLPVSVGSGEEYEMIGEHELGVVLPPRPACPRGTPLSQEQWNKYKDPEERILNPQEVKEIIFHGGIVPSLRFEVWKFLLNYYPWNSTHIERLELKKKKTDEYFMMKLQWKSMTPVQENNFSDYRDRKSLIEKDVNRTDRTHPYYSGDNNPHLAQLYDILMTYVMYNFDLGYVQGMSDLLSPILCLMESEVDAFWCFVGFMNKVSTNFEIDQAGMKAQLCQLYTLLSTTDPQLAHYLNKHDSGNMFFCFRWLLVLFKREFNAVDIMRLWEVLWTDLPCKNFHLLLCAAILDTERNVLMENRYGLTEILKYTLQHINDLSHHIELPWALSKAEGIYCQLMSVADQLPDNVRVIIGLEPMNKTSPISEIENGEASGHNLVIDGADEADSNSRRDSTESGNINFEDNEVSFERGLNLSYM, from the exons ATGCGACGAAATCAGCCATTATTCGTTCAGGCTGCTgatttatacaaaaatacatCTAAAATGTTTGAGCCGACAGAACAGGGAAAG GATTTATGCATTCATACGGGAGTTGTACTACGAAGTGCAAACACAAGAGAAGATGAGGTTCATAGTCTAGGCACATTAAATATCGTTGAATAT AGTTTTGGCAAATGTATAGAATGGAAACCCATAGAAGACTCTGTAGTATCAGAGAATCAAGATCAAGACCCAGAATGGTCTTTGGTAGATACTCATATCAGACGTACGCGTACTTCATCGGAAGGACCAGATTCGTTTGGTCGTACGAGGACTGTTAGAATTTTGTTCTCAGATTTAAACTCCTTTCGTGTAAATCATGGGGGGCAGCAGCTTATATTTATGCAAAAGGATGGTACTACCTATGTTGCCTTCTTCCAGCTATCTAATGCTGAAAGTTTTGTAAATTCTCTAAAAGgatttattaaatttgtaaagTCTCGTACAAACAGAAATTTGTACATTGTAGTGGATGAGGTCCAATCAGTACTAAGTAAATCATTTGCTGAATTGGACTTATTTCAAGAGAACACTTCAGATtatgtttggaaatttgtaaaaaatttacaTAACCGTCCATATGAAACAACACTGGAAGCATTTAGTAAACTGGCAGATATCTGCT TATACAAAGACCCTGCTAAACGTCCAGTCGAAGAAGCAGTTGcggatatattaaataattcttttacAATTGATGTTGCTCCTCTACCAGTATCAGTAGGTTCTGGGGAGGAATATGAAATGATTGGCGAACATGAATTGGGTGTAGTATTACCCCCAAGACCAGCTTGTCCGAGAG GTACTCCACTGTCACAAGAGCAGTGGAACAAATATAAGGATCCGgaagaaagaattttaaatCCTCAAGAAgtgaaagaaattatttttcatggg gGTATTGTACCATCATTACGTTTCGaagtgtggaaatttttattaaattattatccaTGGAATTCTACGCATATTGAAAGGTTAGaacttaaaaaaaagaagactgaTGAATACTTCATGATGAAATTACAATGGAAGTCGATGACGCCTGTACAAGAGAATAATTTCTCTGATTACCGAGATCGAAAGAGTTTGATAG aaaagGATGTGAATAGAACAGATAGAACGCATCCGTACTACTCGGGTGATAACAATCCTCATTTAGCACAATTATATGATATTCTTATGACCTAtgtaatgtacaattttgatttgGGATACGTTCAAGGCATGAGCGATCTTCTGAGTCCTATTTTATGTTTAATGGAAAGTGAGGTTGATGCGTTTTGGTGCTTTGTTGGTTTTATGAACAAAGTG AGTACCAATTTTGAAATAGACCAAGCTGGGATGAAGGCCCAATTGTGCCAATTATATACTCTTCTGAGTACTACAGATCCACAATTAGCACATTACTTGAATAAGCACGATTCAGGAAATATGTTCTTTTGCTTTCGTTGGCTTTTGGTACTATTTAAAAGAGAATTCAACGCGGTTGATATAATGAGATTATGGGAAGTATTATGGACTGATTTACCATGTAAGAATTTCCATCTCCTTTTATGTGCAGCTATTTTGGATACAGAAAGAAATGTGCTTATGGAAAATCGTTATGGACTTACAGAAATATTGAAG TACACATTGCAGCACATAAATGATCTTTCACACCATATTGAATTGCCTTGGGCATTATCTAAAGCCGAGGGTATCTATTGTCAATTAATGTCAGTTGCGGACCAGTTGCCTGATAATGTTCGCGTAATAATTGGACTTGAACCTATGAATAAAACGTCACCAATAAGTGAAATAGAAAATGGTGAAGCTTCTGGTCATAATCTCGTAATTGATGGAGCTGATGAAGCTGATAGTAATTCAAGGAGAGATAGTACAGAAAGCGGCAATATTAATTTTGAAGATAATGAAGTTTCGTTCGAACGCGGATTAAATTTATCGTACATGTGA
- the LOC126914282 gene encoding TBC1 domain family member 15-like isoform X2, with amino-acid sequence MRRNQPLFVQAADLYKNTSKMFEPTEQGKDLCIHTGVVLRSANTREDEVHSLGTLNIVEYSFGKCIEWKPIEDSVVSENQDQDPEWSLVDTHIRRTRTSSEGPDSFGRTRTVRILFSDLNSFRVNHGGQQLIFMQKDGTTYVAFFQLSNAESFVNSLKGFIKFVKSRTNRNLYIVVDEVQSVLSKSFAELDLFQENTSDYVWKFVKNLHNRPYETTLEAFSKLADICLYKDPAKRPVEEAVADILNNSFTIDVAPLPVSVGSGEEYEMIGEHELGVVLPPRPACPRGTPLSQEQWNKYKDPEERILNPQEVKEIIFHGGIVPSLRFEVWKFLLNYYPWNSTHIERLELKKKKTDEYFMMKLQWKSMTPVQENNFSDYRDRKSLIEKDVNRTDRTHPYYSGDNNPHLAQLYDILMTYVMYNFDLGYVQGMSDLLSPILCLMESEVDAFWCFVGFMNKVSTNFEIDQAGMKAQLCQLYTLLSTTDPQLAHYLNKHDSGNMFFCFRWLLVLFKREFNAVDIMRLWEVLWTDLPCKNFHLLLCAAILDTERNVLMENRYGLTEILKHINDLSHHIELPWALSKAEGIYCQLMSVADQLPDNVRVIIGLEPMNKTSPISEIENGEASGHNLVIDGADEADSNSRRDSTESGNINFEDNEVSFERGLNLSYM; translated from the exons ATGCGACGAAATCAGCCATTATTCGTTCAGGCTGCTgatttatacaaaaatacatCTAAAATGTTTGAGCCGACAGAACAGGGAAAG GATTTATGCATTCATACGGGAGTTGTACTACGAAGTGCAAACACAAGAGAAGATGAGGTTCATAGTCTAGGCACATTAAATATCGTTGAATAT AGTTTTGGCAAATGTATAGAATGGAAACCCATAGAAGACTCTGTAGTATCAGAGAATCAAGATCAAGACCCAGAATGGTCTTTGGTAGATACTCATATCAGACGTACGCGTACTTCATCGGAAGGACCAGATTCGTTTGGTCGTACGAGGACTGTTAGAATTTTGTTCTCAGATTTAAACTCCTTTCGTGTAAATCATGGGGGGCAGCAGCTTATATTTATGCAAAAGGATGGTACTACCTATGTTGCCTTCTTCCAGCTATCTAATGCTGAAAGTTTTGTAAATTCTCTAAAAGgatttattaaatttgtaaagTCTCGTACAAACAGAAATTTGTACATTGTAGTGGATGAGGTCCAATCAGTACTAAGTAAATCATTTGCTGAATTGGACTTATTTCAAGAGAACACTTCAGATtatgtttggaaatttgtaaaaaatttacaTAACCGTCCATATGAAACAACACTGGAAGCATTTAGTAAACTGGCAGATATCTGCT TATACAAAGACCCTGCTAAACGTCCAGTCGAAGAAGCAGTTGcggatatattaaataattcttttacAATTGATGTTGCTCCTCTACCAGTATCAGTAGGTTCTGGGGAGGAATATGAAATGATTGGCGAACATGAATTGGGTGTAGTATTACCCCCAAGACCAGCTTGTCCGAGAG GTACTCCACTGTCACAAGAGCAGTGGAACAAATATAAGGATCCGgaagaaagaattttaaatCCTCAAGAAgtgaaagaaattatttttcatggg gGTATTGTACCATCATTACGTTTCGaagtgtggaaatttttattaaattattatccaTGGAATTCTACGCATATTGAAAGGTTAGaacttaaaaaaaagaagactgaTGAATACTTCATGATGAAATTACAATGGAAGTCGATGACGCCTGTACAAGAGAATAATTTCTCTGATTACCGAGATCGAAAGAGTTTGATAG aaaagGATGTGAATAGAACAGATAGAACGCATCCGTACTACTCGGGTGATAACAATCCTCATTTAGCACAATTATATGATATTCTTATGACCTAtgtaatgtacaattttgatttgGGATACGTTCAAGGCATGAGCGATCTTCTGAGTCCTATTTTATGTTTAATGGAAAGTGAGGTTGATGCGTTTTGGTGCTTTGTTGGTTTTATGAACAAAGTG AGTACCAATTTTGAAATAGACCAAGCTGGGATGAAGGCCCAATTGTGCCAATTATATACTCTTCTGAGTACTACAGATCCACAATTAGCACATTACTTGAATAAGCACGATTCAGGAAATATGTTCTTTTGCTTTCGTTGGCTTTTGGTACTATTTAAAAGAGAATTCAACGCGGTTGATATAATGAGATTATGGGAAGTATTATGGACTGATTTACCATGTAAGAATTTCCATCTCCTTTTATGTGCAGCTATTTTGGATACAGAAAGAAATGTGCTTATGGAAAATCGTTATGGACTTACAGAAATATTGAAG CACATAAATGATCTTTCACACCATATTGAATTGCCTTGGGCATTATCTAAAGCCGAGGGTATCTATTGTCAATTAATGTCAGTTGCGGACCAGTTGCCTGATAATGTTCGCGTAATAATTGGACTTGAACCTATGAATAAAACGTCACCAATAAGTGAAATAGAAAATGGTGAAGCTTCTGGTCATAATCTCGTAATTGATGGAGCTGATGAAGCTGATAGTAATTCAAGGAGAGATAGTACAGAAAGCGGCAATATTAATTTTGAAGATAATGAAGTTTCGTTCGAACGCGGATTAAATTTATCGTACATGTGA
- the LOC126914282 gene encoding TBC1 domain family member 15-like isoform X4 yields MQKDGTTYVAFFQLSNAESFVNSLKGFIKFVKSRTNRNLYIVVDEVQSVLSKSFAELDLFQENTSDYVWKFVKNLHNRPYETTLEAFSKLADICLYKDPAKRPVEEAVADILNNSFTIDVAPLPVSVGSGEEYEMIGEHELGVVLPPRPACPRGTPLSQEQWNKYKDPEERILNPQEVKEIIFHGGIVPSLRFEVWKFLLNYYPWNSTHIERLELKKKKTDEYFMMKLQWKSMTPVQENNFSDYRDRKSLIEKDVNRTDRTHPYYSGDNNPHLAQLYDILMTYVMYNFDLGYVQGMSDLLSPILCLMESEVDAFWCFVGFMNKVSTNFEIDQAGMKAQLCQLYTLLSTTDPQLAHYLNKHDSGNMFFCFRWLLVLFKREFNAVDIMRLWEVLWTDLPCKNFHLLLCAAILDTERNVLMENRYGLTEILKYTLQHINDLSHHIELPWALSKAEGIYCQLMSVADQLPDNVRVIIGLEPMNKTSPISEIENGEASGHNLVIDGADEADSNSRRDSTESGNINFEDNEVSFERGLNLSYM; encoded by the exons ATGCAAAAGGATGGTACTACCTATGTTGCCTTCTTCCAGCTATCTAATGCTGAAAGTTTTGTAAATTCTCTAAAAGgatttattaaatttgtaaagTCTCGTACAAACAGAAATTTGTACATTGTAGTGGATGAGGTCCAATCAGTACTAAGTAAATCATTTGCTGAATTGGACTTATTTCAAGAGAACACTTCAGATtatgtttggaaatttgtaaaaaatttacaTAACCGTCCATATGAAACAACACTGGAAGCATTTAGTAAACTGGCAGATATCTGCT TATACAAAGACCCTGCTAAACGTCCAGTCGAAGAAGCAGTTGcggatatattaaataattcttttacAATTGATGTTGCTCCTCTACCAGTATCAGTAGGTTCTGGGGAGGAATATGAAATGATTGGCGAACATGAATTGGGTGTAGTATTACCCCCAAGACCAGCTTGTCCGAGAG GTACTCCACTGTCACAAGAGCAGTGGAACAAATATAAGGATCCGgaagaaagaattttaaatCCTCAAGAAgtgaaagaaattatttttcatggg gGTATTGTACCATCATTACGTTTCGaagtgtggaaatttttattaaattattatccaTGGAATTCTACGCATATTGAAAGGTTAGaacttaaaaaaaagaagactgaTGAATACTTCATGATGAAATTACAATGGAAGTCGATGACGCCTGTACAAGAGAATAATTTCTCTGATTACCGAGATCGAAAGAGTTTGATAG aaaagGATGTGAATAGAACAGATAGAACGCATCCGTACTACTCGGGTGATAACAATCCTCATTTAGCACAATTATATGATATTCTTATGACCTAtgtaatgtacaattttgatttgGGATACGTTCAAGGCATGAGCGATCTTCTGAGTCCTATTTTATGTTTAATGGAAAGTGAGGTTGATGCGTTTTGGTGCTTTGTTGGTTTTATGAACAAAGTG AGTACCAATTTTGAAATAGACCAAGCTGGGATGAAGGCCCAATTGTGCCAATTATATACTCTTCTGAGTACTACAGATCCACAATTAGCACATTACTTGAATAAGCACGATTCAGGAAATATGTTCTTTTGCTTTCGTTGGCTTTTGGTACTATTTAAAAGAGAATTCAACGCGGTTGATATAATGAGATTATGGGAAGTATTATGGACTGATTTACCATGTAAGAATTTCCATCTCCTTTTATGTGCAGCTATTTTGGATACAGAAAGAAATGTGCTTATGGAAAATCGTTATGGACTTACAGAAATATTGAAG TACACATTGCAGCACATAAATGATCTTTCACACCATATTGAATTGCCTTGGGCATTATCTAAAGCCGAGGGTATCTATTGTCAATTAATGTCAGTTGCGGACCAGTTGCCTGATAATGTTCGCGTAATAATTGGACTTGAACCTATGAATAAAACGTCACCAATAAGTGAAATAGAAAATGGTGAAGCTTCTGGTCATAATCTCGTAATTGATGGAGCTGATGAAGCTGATAGTAATTCAAGGAGAGATAGTACAGAAAGCGGCAATATTAATTTTGAAGATAATGAAGTTTCGTTCGAACGCGGATTAAATTTATCGTACATGTGA
- the LOC126914282 gene encoding TBC1 domain family member 15-like isoform X3, protein MDLCIHTGVVLRSANTREDEVHSLGTLNIVEYSFGKCIEWKPIEDSVVSENQDQDPEWSLVDTHIRRTRTSSEGPDSFGRTRTVRILFSDLNSFRVNHGGQQLIFMQKDGTTYVAFFQLSNAESFVNSLKGFIKFVKSRTNRNLYIVVDEVQSVLSKSFAELDLFQENTSDYVWKFVKNLHNRPYETTLEAFSKLADICLYKDPAKRPVEEAVADILNNSFTIDVAPLPVSVGSGEEYEMIGEHELGVVLPPRPACPRGTPLSQEQWNKYKDPEERILNPQEVKEIIFHGGIVPSLRFEVWKFLLNYYPWNSTHIERLELKKKKTDEYFMMKLQWKSMTPVQENNFSDYRDRKSLIEKDVNRTDRTHPYYSGDNNPHLAQLYDILMTYVMYNFDLGYVQGMSDLLSPILCLMESEVDAFWCFVGFMNKVSTNFEIDQAGMKAQLCQLYTLLSTTDPQLAHYLNKHDSGNMFFCFRWLLVLFKREFNAVDIMRLWEVLWTDLPCKNFHLLLCAAILDTERNVLMENRYGLTEILKYTLQHINDLSHHIELPWALSKAEGIYCQLMSVADQLPDNVRVIIGLEPMNKTSPISEIENGEASGHNLVIDGADEADSNSRRDSTESGNINFEDNEVSFERGLNLSYM, encoded by the exons ATG GATTTATGCATTCATACGGGAGTTGTACTACGAAGTGCAAACACAAGAGAAGATGAGGTTCATAGTCTAGGCACATTAAATATCGTTGAATAT AGTTTTGGCAAATGTATAGAATGGAAACCCATAGAAGACTCTGTAGTATCAGAGAATCAAGATCAAGACCCAGAATGGTCTTTGGTAGATACTCATATCAGACGTACGCGTACTTCATCGGAAGGACCAGATTCGTTTGGTCGTACGAGGACTGTTAGAATTTTGTTCTCAGATTTAAACTCCTTTCGTGTAAATCATGGGGGGCAGCAGCTTATATTTATGCAAAAGGATGGTACTACCTATGTTGCCTTCTTCCAGCTATCTAATGCTGAAAGTTTTGTAAATTCTCTAAAAGgatttattaaatttgtaaagTCTCGTACAAACAGAAATTTGTACATTGTAGTGGATGAGGTCCAATCAGTACTAAGTAAATCATTTGCTGAATTGGACTTATTTCAAGAGAACACTTCAGATtatgtttggaaatttgtaaaaaatttacaTAACCGTCCATATGAAACAACACTGGAAGCATTTAGTAAACTGGCAGATATCTGCT TATACAAAGACCCTGCTAAACGTCCAGTCGAAGAAGCAGTTGcggatatattaaataattcttttacAATTGATGTTGCTCCTCTACCAGTATCAGTAGGTTCTGGGGAGGAATATGAAATGATTGGCGAACATGAATTGGGTGTAGTATTACCCCCAAGACCAGCTTGTCCGAGAG GTACTCCACTGTCACAAGAGCAGTGGAACAAATATAAGGATCCGgaagaaagaattttaaatCCTCAAGAAgtgaaagaaattatttttcatggg gGTATTGTACCATCATTACGTTTCGaagtgtggaaatttttattaaattattatccaTGGAATTCTACGCATATTGAAAGGTTAGaacttaaaaaaaagaagactgaTGAATACTTCATGATGAAATTACAATGGAAGTCGATGACGCCTGTACAAGAGAATAATTTCTCTGATTACCGAGATCGAAAGAGTTTGATAG aaaagGATGTGAATAGAACAGATAGAACGCATCCGTACTACTCGGGTGATAACAATCCTCATTTAGCACAATTATATGATATTCTTATGACCTAtgtaatgtacaattttgatttgGGATACGTTCAAGGCATGAGCGATCTTCTGAGTCCTATTTTATGTTTAATGGAAAGTGAGGTTGATGCGTTTTGGTGCTTTGTTGGTTTTATGAACAAAGTG AGTACCAATTTTGAAATAGACCAAGCTGGGATGAAGGCCCAATTGTGCCAATTATATACTCTTCTGAGTACTACAGATCCACAATTAGCACATTACTTGAATAAGCACGATTCAGGAAATATGTTCTTTTGCTTTCGTTGGCTTTTGGTACTATTTAAAAGAGAATTCAACGCGGTTGATATAATGAGATTATGGGAAGTATTATGGACTGATTTACCATGTAAGAATTTCCATCTCCTTTTATGTGCAGCTATTTTGGATACAGAAAGAAATGTGCTTATGGAAAATCGTTATGGACTTACAGAAATATTGAAG TACACATTGCAGCACATAAATGATCTTTCACACCATATTGAATTGCCTTGGGCATTATCTAAAGCCGAGGGTATCTATTGTCAATTAATGTCAGTTGCGGACCAGTTGCCTGATAATGTTCGCGTAATAATTGGACTTGAACCTATGAATAAAACGTCACCAATAAGTGAAATAGAAAATGGTGAAGCTTCTGGTCATAATCTCGTAATTGATGGAGCTGATGAAGCTGATAGTAATTCAAGGAGAGATAGTACAGAAAGCGGCAATATTAATTTTGAAGATAATGAAGTTTCGTTCGAACGCGGATTAAATTTATCGTACATGTGA